In Nonomuraea sp. NBC_00507, the following are encoded in one genomic region:
- a CDS encoding phosphotriesterase family protein — MPTVNTVRGPVDVDDLGQTLMHEHIFFMATEHLDNYGRGAWWDEEHRVEDAITKLNAVVAKGVRTLVDPTVWGLGRYIPRIQRIAEQVPGLHIIVATGIYSFEELPHQYEFRGPGLLMDIPEPMVDDFVRDLTDGIADTGVKAAFLKCVVEAKGLTPGVERIARAVAQAHVRTGAPITVHTNSFTQSGLIALDLFAKEGVDLTKVVVGHAGDSNDLDYLMRLADTGATLGMDRFGLDVYNPTAQRVATIAALCERGYADRMVLSHDAACFMDYFGGAWDEAHSALAPNWRYDHIHDDVLAALLDSGVTDDQIEQMLVFNPKRYFS; from the coding sequence ATGCCCACCGTCAACACCGTCCGCGGCCCGGTAGACGTCGACGACCTCGGCCAGACCCTGATGCACGAGCACATCTTCTTCATGGCCACCGAGCACCTGGACAACTACGGCAGGGGCGCCTGGTGGGACGAGGAACACCGGGTCGAGGACGCGATCACCAAGCTCAACGCCGTGGTGGCGAAGGGCGTGCGGACGCTCGTCGACCCGACGGTGTGGGGCCTCGGGAGGTACATTCCGCGCATCCAGCGCATCGCGGAGCAGGTGCCGGGGCTGCACATCATCGTCGCGACCGGCATCTACTCCTTCGAGGAGCTGCCGCACCAGTACGAGTTCCGCGGCCCCGGCCTGCTCATGGACATACCCGAGCCGATGGTCGACGACTTCGTCCGCGACCTCACCGACGGCATCGCCGACACCGGGGTGAAAGCGGCGTTCCTCAAATGCGTGGTCGAGGCGAAAGGCCTGACCCCGGGCGTCGAGCGCATAGCCCGGGCGGTCGCGCAGGCCCATGTCCGTACCGGCGCGCCGATCACCGTTCACACCAACTCCTTCACCCAGAGCGGGCTGATCGCGCTGGACCTGTTCGCCAAGGAAGGAGTGGACCTGACGAAGGTGGTCGTCGGGCACGCGGGCGACAGCAACGACCTCGACTACCTCATGCGGCTGGCCGACACCGGCGCGACGCTCGGGATGGACAGGTTCGGCCTGGACGTCTACAACCCGACCGCGCAGCGCGTGGCCACGATCGCGGCGTTGTGCGAGCGTGGGTACGCCGACCGCATGGTGCTCAGCCACGACGCCGCCTGCTTCATGGACTACTTCGGCGGCGCCTGGGACGAGGCCCACAGCGCGCTCGCGCCCAACTGGCGCTACGATCACATTCACGACGACGTCTTGGCCGCATTGCTGGACTCGGGTGTGACCGACGACCAGATTGAGCAGATGCTGGTGTTCAACCCGAAGCGCTACTTCTCGTAA
- a CDS encoding STAS domain-containing protein has product MTSEQALSISLGLQGPCVIARLTGDFDFGSAAEVRDRVTQALDLTQPPLLVIDMQAVSVCDSSGLSVLVYLHKAVTASGGRLLLSGLNGRCKHLFAITALDKFFDIRSTAELAIAELNEAGNSPPFTG; this is encoded by the coding sequence GTGACTTCGGAGCAGGCCTTGTCGATCAGCCTCGGACTCCAGGGACCCTGCGTCATCGCGCGACTGACGGGGGATTTCGACTTCGGCTCCGCGGCGGAGGTCCGTGACCGCGTCACCCAGGCCCTCGACCTGACCCAACCCCCGCTTCTCGTCATCGACATGCAGGCCGTCAGCGTGTGCGACTCCTCCGGGCTGTCCGTGCTGGTCTACCTGCACAAGGCCGTCACCGCCTCCGGCGGCCGGCTGCTGTTGTCCGGGCTCAACGGCCGGTGCAAGCACCTGTTCGCGATCACCGCGCTGGACAAGTTCTTCGACATCCGCAGCACAGCGGAGCTGGCCATCGCCGAACTCAACGAAGCCGGGAATTCGCCGCCGTTTACCGGGTAG
- a CDS encoding sigma-70 family RNA polymerase sigma factor, producing MSAEEPDLLGTYLEQIGKTPLLSAADEVDLARRIEAGLYAGHLIERGAGTPELELVALDGQRAKDLLIRSNLRLVVATARRYAFRGLPLLDVIQEGNLGLIRAVEKFDYRRGYKFSTYGMWWIRQAIERGIHDKSRTVRLPVHVAEELSRLIRVTRQLASELGREPTDAELAEAAERSPEQVASLRVLGQEVVSLDIPVGENGEGRIGDMIADENGLQVQEATERRAMSDDLHQVVTMLPPREAFVIRLRYGLSGQQVQTYTEIGEQLGLTRERIRQLEKQALKRLRQGGPLLSWAS from the coding sequence ATGTCGGCCGAAGAGCCCGACCTGCTCGGCACGTACCTGGAGCAGATCGGAAAGACCCCCTTGCTCTCCGCCGCGGACGAAGTCGACCTCGCCCGGCGGATCGAGGCAGGCCTGTACGCGGGCCATCTGATCGAGCGCGGCGCCGGTACGCCGGAGCTCGAACTCGTTGCCCTCGACGGGCAACGCGCCAAGGACCTGCTGATCAGGTCCAACCTCCGGCTGGTGGTGGCCACCGCCAGGCGTTACGCCTTCCGGGGGCTGCCGCTGCTCGACGTCATCCAGGAGGGCAATCTCGGACTGATCAGGGCTGTGGAGAAGTTCGACTACCGGCGGGGATACAAGTTCTCCACGTACGGGATGTGGTGGATCCGCCAGGCCATCGAGCGCGGCATCCACGACAAGAGCCGTACCGTCCGCCTGCCGGTGCATGTGGCGGAGGAGCTGTCGCGACTGATCAGGGTCACCCGGCAGCTGGCCTCGGAGCTGGGCAGGGAGCCGACCGACGCAGAGCTCGCCGAGGCGGCCGAGCGCTCGCCGGAGCAGGTCGCCTCGTTACGTGTGCTCGGGCAGGAGGTGGTCAGCCTGGACATCCCGGTGGGCGAGAACGGGGAGGGCCGGATCGGGGACATGATCGCCGACGAGAACGGGCTGCAGGTGCAGGAGGCGACCGAGCGCCGCGCGATGAGCGACGACCTCCACCAGGTGGTCACCATGCTGCCGCCGCGCGAGGCGTTCGTCATCAGGCTCAGGTACGGCCTCAGCGGTCAGCAGGTCCAGACGTACACCGAGATCGGTGAGCAACTAGGCCTGACCAGGGAACGGATCCGCCAGCTGGAGAAGCAGGCGCTGAAACGGCTCAGGCAGGGAGGGCCGCTGCTGTCGTGGGCCTCATAA